One halophilic archaeon DL31 genomic region harbors:
- a CDS encoding hypothetical protein (KEGG: hla:Hlac_3126 hypothetical protein), producing MSGISDARSHVQSRTSADPDVIYVGYRRRGRAIVEKQSDQEQLTPERSLELANHSPSGFEWGYGGSGPAQLALALLLDYTDDEEVALAEYKAFKTEVVSQLESLGPDDCWRLTGREIDAVLREIVDDPVAPSVN from the coding sequence ATGAGTGGAATCAGCGACGCACGCTCACACGTACAGTCACGGACCTCGGCTGATCCCGACGTCATCTACGTCGGTTACCGTCGTCGAGGCCGCGCCATCGTCGAGAAGCAATCGGACCAAGAACAGCTCACGCCAGAGCGGAGTCTCGAGCTGGCGAATCACAGTCCTTCGGGCTTCGAATGGGGATATGGTGGCAGCGGGCCGGCCCAACTTGCACTCGCCCTCCTGCTCGATTACACTGACGATGAGGAGGTGGCGCTTGCGGAGTACAAGGCGTTCAAGACCGAAGTGGTGAGCCAGCTAGAGAGTTTAGGACCCGACGACTGCTGGCGACTCACCGGCCGCGAGATAGATGCAGTCCTTCGTGAGATAGTCGACGATCCAGTCGCACCGTCCGTCAACTAA
- a CDS encoding restriction endonuclease (PFAM: Restriction endonuclease, type IV-like, Mrr~KEGG: hla:Hlac_3127 restriction endonuclease), with amino-acid sequence MAVLNDLSGFEFEDVVEDVFRNLGYENVRQADRTADEGRDVIMEEVVDGTRRAIIVECKHTGTVGRPVVQKLHSAIATFDFNGPKRGMVVTTGRFTNPAREYADRLQQNDDPYPIELLDGEDLREIADEIGLDLYNGRIEILCDETLRPYDPAADVDAPVEEAFHDIVNIEAAELPEPHSAVTFRPVVAVTADTNAVFETSVGVIHRINDRTRFVAHAERGQPQVVNEDVTTLVTENLHATVELDTEQFAEVFDDVEENRFGQTQTEYKEWAVERLQQHHTTTVTYTGDNNVTYNKTCEPNRSDISVQSIEPVYLPEVRQTTELQEYTYPYEYYAAGPSRVTDEDGIHRCVHCDTSGVDETYTYCPNCGAIACNSHTKTERLEGEPVCTGCAVTERFALKMKYFYDEDNLEAFREEYAAMPLHEKAMENKLLAGGSVVATLLLVVGLLVIGGII; translated from the coding sequence ATGGCTGTACTGAACGATCTCTCAGGGTTCGAGTTCGAGGACGTGGTAGAGGACGTCTTCCGCAATCTCGGCTACGAGAACGTCCGCCAGGCCGACCGCACGGCTGACGAGGGTCGCGACGTCATCATGGAGGAAGTCGTCGACGGCACCCGGCGTGCGATTATCGTCGAGTGCAAGCACACGGGGACGGTCGGGCGACCAGTCGTCCAGAAGCTCCACTCGGCGATCGCGACGTTCGACTTCAACGGCCCCAAACGCGGAATGGTCGTCACGACCGGCCGGTTTACGAACCCTGCTCGGGAGTACGCCGACCGCCTCCAACAAAACGATGATCCCTATCCTATCGAGCTGCTCGACGGCGAGGACCTCCGGGAGATCGCCGACGAGATCGGCCTCGACCTCTACAACGGTCGCATCGAGATTCTCTGCGACGAGACACTCCGCCCCTATGACCCGGCCGCCGACGTCGACGCACCCGTCGAAGAGGCGTTCCACGACATCGTCAACATCGAGGCCGCTGAACTCCCAGAACCACATTCGGCGGTGACGTTCCGCCCGGTGGTCGCGGTCACCGCCGACACGAACGCTGTCTTCGAGACGTCGGTGGGCGTCATCCACCGGATCAACGACCGGACTCGATTCGTTGCCCACGCCGAACGCGGGCAGCCGCAGGTCGTCAACGAGGACGTCACGACACTGGTCACCGAGAACCTCCACGCGACGGTCGAACTCGATACCGAGCAGTTCGCGGAGGTGTTCGACGACGTCGAGGAGAACCGGTTCGGCCAGACGCAGACCGAGTACAAAGAGTGGGCCGTCGAGCGGCTCCAGCAGCACCACACGACGACGGTCACCTACACCGGCGACAACAACGTCACCTACAACAAGACCTGCGAGCCGAACCGCTCGGATATCTCGGTCCAGTCGATCGAACCGGTGTACCTTCCTGAGGTTCGACAGACGACGGAACTCCAGGAGTACACCTACCCCTACGAGTACTACGCGGCAGGGCCGTCCAGAGTAACAGACGAGGACGGCATCCATCGGTGCGTCCACTGTGACACGAGCGGCGTCGATGAGACGTACACCTACTGTCCGAACTGCGGGGCCATCGCCTGCAACAGCCACACCAAAACGGAACGGTTGGAAGGCGAGCCGGTTTGTACTGGTTGTGCGGTCACCGAACGGTTCGCGCTGAAGATGAAGTACTTCTACGACGAGGACAACCTCGAGGCGTTCCGCGAGGAATACGCCGCAATGCCACTCCACGAGAAGGCGATGGAGAACAAGTTACTCGCTGGAGGGAGCGTGGTCGCGACGCTGCTGCTCGTCGTCGGCCTGCTCGTCATCGGCGGCATCATTTAG
- a CDS encoding hypothetical protein (KEGG: hla:Hlac_3135 hypothetical protein), translating to MATLQAATTSTGAIVSDPQAVRELCESYCFGTLDWEVTEEGELTIWGYDDFEVYEARENGLPDYEGGIVTHEFLRELADHLEADEEFDIQTTGYTKCRFPVLAKRYVVRDGEVLHADLSSPEPIDE from the coding sequence ATGGCGACACTGCAAGCTGCGACGACGTCGACCGGCGCGATCGTATCGGATCCGCAGGCAGTCCGCGAGCTCTGTGAGAGCTACTGCTTCGGGACGCTCGATTGGGAGGTTACCGAAGAGGGAGAGCTCACCATCTGGGGGTACGATGACTTCGAGGTGTACGAGGCGCGGGAGAACGGCCTCCCGGACTACGAGGGCGGTATCGTGACCCACGAGTTCTTGCGAGAACTCGCCGACCACCTCGAAGCTGACGAAGAGTTCGACATCCAAACGACCGGGTATACGAAGTGTCGATTCCCGGTCCTCGCAAAGCGGTACGTCGTTCGCGACGGCGAAGTCCTCCACGCTGACCTCAGTTCCCCCGAGCCGATCGACGAGTAG
- a CDS encoding hypothetical protein (KEGG: hla:Hlac_3138 hypothetical protein), with the protein MGPNNETNPPSFNYGDRPSTGVIRAVAWFKGVEPTALTPLQGVIDVDALNALFDKPEETDLSVSFEYDECVVEVTNDGTITIRGASDAGSRELDQETNVLFLAPSSSHPEDEGCNDLLSAVPSSRANLLGVTYESPGTNRLNIWEFEEETPAHISLINVGDFARSSASQPSKRALPPERLEVDAVLDPADLTTLGIRISEQLSEWGSTDEQPVVCFHSLTELLEATDLNRAFRFLHLLTRRLSLAGAIAHFHLDPETCDEKTIETLRPLFDAVLEVDEDGTWSMCVQ; encoded by the coding sequence ATGGGACCAAACAACGAGACCAACCCCCCATCCTTCAATTACGGAGATCGTCCGAGTACAGGAGTGATTCGAGCAGTGGCATGGTTCAAAGGTGTTGAACCGACCGCACTCACGCCATTACAAGGCGTAATCGATGTAGACGCATTGAACGCCCTGTTCGACAAGCCAGAGGAGACAGATCTCTCGGTGTCGTTCGAATACGATGAGTGTGTAGTGGAAGTTACTAACGATGGCACGATAACGATTCGAGGAGCATCGGACGCTGGGTCAAGAGAACTTGACCAAGAGACAAACGTGCTGTTTCTCGCGCCAAGCAGCAGTCACCCCGAAGATGAAGGATGCAACGACTTGTTGTCCGCCGTCCCGTCCAGTCGCGCAAACTTGCTCGGGGTAACGTACGAGTCTCCAGGCACGAACCGCCTCAACATATGGGAATTCGAGGAAGAGACCCCTGCACACATCTCACTCATCAATGTTGGAGACTTTGCACGATCATCTGCCTCACAGCCATCCAAGAGGGCGCTTCCACCTGAACGGCTAGAGGTTGACGCCGTTCTCGACCCCGCGGATCTGACGACACTCGGAATACGAATTAGTGAACAACTTTCGGAGTGGGGAAGTACCGATGAGCAACCCGTTGTCTGCTTCCATTCACTCACAGAACTTCTCGAAGCCACAGACCTTAATCGGGCCTTCAGATTCCTCCATCTCCTTACGAGGCGTCTCTCGTTGGCAGGAGCGATAGCGCACTTCCATCTAGATCCCGAAACGTGTGACGAGAAGACGATTGAGACCCTCCGACCGTTATTCGATGCCGTTCTCGAAGTTGACGAAGACGGAACGTGGTCGATGTGCGTGCAATAG
- a CDS encoding regulatory protein ArsR (KEGG: hla:Hlac_3139 transcriptional regulator, PadR-like family~PFAM: HTH transcriptional regulator, ArsR~SMART: HTH transcriptional regulator, ArsR) encodes MGGLISDTKLDILRQLRSEPLHGYGLAAELNLSHGYIYTHLGELQEAGMIEVAEERDGKKIYRLTQNGQYLVKAFDD; translated from the coding sequence ATGGGCGGTCTCATCAGCGATACCAAATTGGATATCCTCCGACAGCTACGTTCTGAACCACTTCACGGCTATGGGCTTGCCGCTGAACTGAACCTGAGCCATGGGTATATCTACACACATCTCGGCGAACTACAGGAGGCAGGGATGATCGAAGTAGCGGAGGAACGCGACGGGAAGAAGATCTATCGACTTACCCAGAACGGTCAGTATTTGGTGAAAGCCTTCGACGATTAA
- a CDS encoding metallophosphoesterase (KEGG: hla:Hlac_3129 metallophosphoesterase~manually curated~PFAM: Metallophosphoesterase), which produces MKLMFTRDDLPRNDRLSNPITVLVREVSPSSSNKLDFEVTVEDADGHTISLKIWSTHSLSLSLTEGHRYELEDVRGRYWSQGGSRHYQLDSTKDLTVTELGPADDTATRLLIVGDTHVGYRHRRRDKKAKGAKDLDARDRFQAVMDQANTLDADAIVHAGDIFDHVAIGADRSFVIDALNSELNIPFYYIYGNHDEPASRRTVDGATNDTSEIERLLKNGESVGETDVTLFGIDYSHDSFPGEPLEASVQSVLSNANVLVVHDTPYPVRNENGYHIHQKRGADFRKAIEQTSVEIDLIVSGHMHVGQQGTLDEFQTPVLVTGAPAPINSGKEDNNPSTWLLRVTESGVDGITRHPL; this is translated from the coding sequence ATGAAGTTAATGTTTACTCGAGATGATCTCCCTCGTAATGACCGTCTTTCTAATCCGATCACAGTCCTCGTTCGAGAGGTCTCGCCCTCCAGCAGTAACAAACTCGATTTTGAAGTTACAGTCGAGGATGCAGACGGACATACAATCTCTCTTAAAATCTGGTCGACGCATTCTCTCTCCCTTTCGCTTACCGAAGGTCACCGGTACGAACTGGAAGACGTCCGAGGAAGGTACTGGTCACAGGGTGGAAGTCGACACTACCAGCTCGACAGTACGAAGGATCTGACAGTAACTGAACTCGGTCCGGCCGATGACACCGCGACGCGACTCTTGATTGTCGGCGACACTCACGTCGGTTATCGGCATCGTCGCCGTGATAAGAAAGCAAAAGGTGCTAAAGATCTCGACGCTCGTGATCGCTTCCAAGCGGTAATGGATCAGGCCAACACCCTAGACGCTGATGCCATTGTCCACGCCGGGGACATTTTCGATCACGTTGCCATCGGGGCAGACCGGTCCTTTGTGATAGACGCTCTCAACTCAGAGCTCAATATTCCGTTCTACTACATCTACGGGAACCACGATGAGCCTGCTAGCCGTCGAACAGTTGATGGAGCAACTAATGATACGTCAGAGATTGAGCGTCTCTTGAAGAATGGAGAATCAGTAGGGGAAACAGACGTTACGCTATTCGGAATCGACTACAGTCACGATAGCTTCCCGGGCGAACCGCTCGAAGCCTCGGTTCAATCAGTACTTTCAAACGCGAATGTATTGGTCGTCCACGATACTCCATACCCCGTCCGGAATGAAAACGGGTACCACATACATCAAAAGAGGGGAGCAGATTTTCGGAAGGCTATTGAACAAACCTCCGTTGAAATTGATCTCATCGTCTCCGGACACATGCACGTCGGTCAACAGGGCACGCTTGATGAGTTCCAAACGCCCGTCCTTGTTACCGGAGCACCAGCACCAATCAATAGTGGGAAAGAAGACAACAACCCGTCAACGTGGCTCCTCCGTGTGACTGAGAGCGGCGTTGACGGCATCACACGACACCCTCTCTGA
- a CDS encoding hypothetical protein (KEGG: hla:Hlac_3137 hypothetical protein) has product MNDYYTDFEELRPIGEASHIPDEKLSECGDSAAHRQRVATTEKGYPNDATESNTECRSCGASVPDGQTKCRFCLTNHLESDAASTNESASTTFLGIIHLIVESTTFYGAVAKGGAAANLLSANQAEPAVDDYTLIYDLDEAPARQLAEQWPSLPDAVQVSSAEGEGLLSAARDRTGWHGQEASERQEQAPTRLYDQRGDGIRDASRLDAILDDADDAVWLVPAMALTESTGEAAADRQDSSVPTTQELDCQNCGRATDHRFKTHESVPDAAWTGQPIWECRVCGSARYGPSLA; this is encoded by the coding sequence ATGAACGACTACTACACTGACTTCGAAGAACTCCGACCAATCGGCGAAGCATCGCATATTCCGGATGAGAAACTTAGCGAATGCGGTGACAGTGCAGCCCATCGGCAGCGCGTTGCCACAACCGAGAAAGGGTATCCGAACGACGCGACTGAATCAAACACGGAGTGTCGGTCCTGTGGGGCGTCAGTCCCAGACGGGCAGACGAAATGCCGGTTCTGTCTCACTAACCATCTCGAGAGTGACGCCGCTAGTACGAACGAGTCAGCGTCGACGACGTTCCTCGGCATCATCCACCTAATCGTCGAGTCGACTACGTTCTACGGCGCCGTGGCGAAGGGCGGCGCCGCGGCGAACCTCCTCTCTGCCAACCAGGCGGAGCCCGCCGTCGACGACTACACGCTCATCTACGACCTCGACGAGGCGCCGGCGCGCCAGCTGGCCGAGCAATGGCCCTCACTTCCCGACGCGGTACAGGTGTCGTCAGCGGAGGGAGAGGGGCTTCTCAGTGCCGCCCGTGACCGGACTGGGTGGCACGGGCAGGAAGCGTCGGAGCGTCAGGAGCAGGCCCCAACGCGGCTCTACGACCAACGTGGGGACGGCATCCGCGACGCGTCGCGTCTTGACGCGATCCTCGACGACGCCGACGACGCGGTGTGGCTGGTTCCAGCGATGGCGCTGACCGAATCTACTGGCGAGGCTGCGGCTGATCGACAGGATTCGTCGGTACCGACGACGCAGGAACTCGACTGTCAAAACTGTGGACGGGCGACCGACCATCGGTTCAAGACCCACGAGTCGGTCCCGGATGCGGCGTGGACGGGACAACCGATCTGGGAGTGCCGGGTGTGTGGCTCGGCTCGCTACGGCCCCAGTCTCGCGTAG
- a CDS encoding hypothetical protein (KEGG: hla:Hlac_3131 hypothetical protein): protein MPRITNWRRESRTPTLAYRNTETGARAVLHRAPDSYRYKWRGVILVDGYPVWSRGYETKDAKSFRDELRKRPAPELSCPECPNSDVAIGGKTADGAKIQRWFECRNCGYEASSRIVYGAER from the coding sequence ATGCCCCGGATCACCAACTGGCGACGTGAGAGCCGCACGCCCACACTCGCATACCGGAATACCGAGACCGGCGCTCGGGCGGTCTTACACCGAGCACCGGATTCGTACCGCTACAAGTGGCGTGGCGTAATCCTCGTCGACGGCTACCCAGTGTGGTCGCGGGGGTACGAGACGAAGGACGCGAAATCGTTCCGTGATGAGCTCCGGAAACGGCCAGCGCCCGAACTGAGTTGTCCCGAGTGTCCGAACAGCGACGTGGCAATCGGGGGGAAAACGGCTGACGGTGCGAAGATTCAGCGCTGGTTCGAGTGCCGGAACTGTGGGTACGAAGCATCCTCGAGAATCGTGTACGGCGCTGAGCGCTGA
- a CDS encoding hypothetical protein (KEGG: hla:Hlac_3130 hypothetical protein), with protein MSLEVIDRHSEALFEFLWCPVCGHEIFSHIPFEGVFCKNCNTQVILRESREDRGYEEAVLACFDTDSTWNLHVDEKLRRDLPDGSARVKVLGAPGDYEVDWWSPKPDEDWEPVERGEFDDVEEPSEVSRLA; from the coding sequence ATGAGTCTGGAAGTCATCGACCGCCACAGCGAAGCACTGTTCGAGTTCCTCTGGTGTCCGGTCTGCGGGCACGAGATATTCAGTCACATCCCCTTCGAAGGAGTGTTCTGCAAGAACTGCAACACGCAGGTCATCCTCCGGGAATCCAGAGAAGACCGTGGCTACGAGGAGGCCGTTCTCGCCTGCTTCGACACCGATTCGACGTGGAACCTCCACGTCGACGAGAAGCTCCGTCGCGATCTTCCGGATGGATCGGCGCGGGTGAAGGTCCTCGGTGCCCCAGGCGACTATGAAGTCGACTGGTGGAGTCCGAAGCCAGATGAGGACTGGGAGCCGGTCGAACGTGGTGAGTTCGACGACGTCGAGGAACCTTCGGAGGTCTCTCGTTTGGCTTAG
- a CDS encoding hypothetical protein (KEGG: hla:Hlac_3134 hypothetical protein) gives MGHRALVAYERTDGQYTLHYSQWGAANLKLKHRISAESPFGGDDTDSKWAKQLLAELADGLEADAVDGYLADEDRPSTVVEPKPRATGLTLDEIVADHLDYLHHEAFFVVSTTFEVTAYRTLWFGLQYESETVKQGETVGNGALATVRWYDGEPVGDGHLQGQFAAFKDVVGDMLDKGVFTPSTARQYLKRKLAERVGDRQELRIPTGESPFEKASLNRS, from the coding sequence ATGGGCCACCGCGCACTTGTTGCGTACGAACGTACAGACGGACAGTACACGCTCCACTACAGCCAGTGGGGCGCAGCGAACCTGAAGCTCAAGCACCGAATCTCTGCTGAGTCGCCGTTCGGTGGCGACGACACCGACTCCAAGTGGGCGAAACAGCTGCTGGCTGAACTAGCCGATGGCCTTGAGGCAGACGCCGTCGACGGCTACCTCGCCGACGAGGATCGACCGTCGACGGTCGTCGAGCCGAAGCCCCGTGCCACCGGGCTTACCCTCGACGAGATCGTCGCTGACCACCTCGACTACCTCCACCACGAGGCGTTCTTCGTGGTGTCGACGACGTTCGAGGTGACCGCCTACCGGACGCTGTGGTTCGGCCTACAGTACGAATCGGAGACAGTCAAACAGGGGGAGACGGTCGGGAATGGCGCGCTCGCGACGGTGCGCTGGTACGACGGCGAGCCGGTCGGCGACGGCCACCTGCAGGGGCAGTTCGCGGCCTTCAAAGATGTCGTCGGAGACATGCTCGACAAAGGCGTCTTCACACCGTCGACGGCGAGACAGTATCTGAAGCGGAAGCTCGCCGAGCGGGTCGGAGACCGACAGGAGCTGCGCATTCCGACCGGGGAATCACCCTTCGAGAAGGCGAGTCTGAACCGTTCATAG
- a CDS encoding hypothetical protein (KEGG: hla:Hlac_3136 hypothetical protein): MHRILSNLNRLDVDRLDAADRERVETARDLLEEVSLLTRPGDGAGAGAQADS, translated from the coding sequence ATGCATCGTATACTCAGCAATCTCAACCGACTCGACGTCGACCGATTGGACGCCGCGGATCGAGAGCGAGTCGAGACCGCGAGAGACCTCCTAGAGGAGGTGAGCCTTCTCACGAGGCCGGGCGACGGAGCCGGGGCGGGCGCCCAGGCAGACTCCTAA
- a CDS encoding transposase IS66 (PFAM: Transposase, IS66~KEGG: hsl:OE5260F transposase (ISH10)) encodes MVSEQRRPSRLPCCRRCEVGVVNGTDLTKDELLSRFLQMEEKIDELEEKLDQKNERIEEQHEQIEEQQERIEELETRLRKYENPHTPPSKRRSGTDESPTEQDDEDDDIRTDGGTPGRKDGHDPEWRSTADPDEEVEVTCDSCPECGEGFDESEGVSPRLVEELPDPQPPELTQYNRHCYQCHSCGTETVASHPDCPDEGQFGVNVIAQAALSRYDHRLPYRKIADRFEQLHGLELSGASAWHATERAARAGRCEYEQIRRRIQHADVVHIDETGIKRDGEQAWMWTFRTEKHTLYAVRESRGSDVPVEVLGEDFAGTVICDGWTAYPAFSEELQRCWAHILREAEDAAEKQVEGEPIYRALRQLYVALQIRLESDLTVREREELQRVARRELESLIERSVPDGPVATLLGKIEGGLDHWLTFVGEPAVSPTNNAAESALREPVVLRKIIGTLRNDRGMFVHETILSLLATWRQQGRNPYEELRRVVSSNEMISRAHAVPAVETSG; translated from the coding sequence ATGGTCTCCGAGCAGCGGAGACCATCCCGACTGCCCTGCTGTCGTCGCTGTGAGGTGGGAGTCGTGAACGGGACCGATCTCACCAAGGACGAACTTCTCTCACGGTTTCTCCAGATGGAGGAGAAAATTGACGAACTGGAAGAGAAACTCGATCAGAAGAACGAGCGGATCGAAGAGCAGCACGAGCAGATTGAGGAACAGCAAGAACGGATCGAAGAACTCGAAACACGTCTTCGCAAATACGAAAACCCGCACACACCGCCCAGTAAGCGACGGTCGGGGACCGACGAGTCTCCGACCGAGCAGGACGACGAAGACGATGATATCCGAACTGATGGCGGCACTCCCGGTCGGAAGGACGGTCACGACCCAGAGTGGCGTTCTACAGCTGATCCCGACGAAGAAGTCGAGGTCACCTGTGACTCTTGTCCTGAGTGTGGCGAAGGGTTCGACGAGTCGGAGGGCGTCAGCCCCCGACTCGTCGAGGAACTCCCGGATCCACAGCCTCCAGAACTCACCCAGTACAACCGCCACTGCTACCAGTGTCACTCCTGTGGGACAGAGACTGTCGCTTCACACCCCGACTGCCCCGACGAGGGGCAGTTCGGGGTGAACGTCATCGCCCAAGCCGCTCTTTCCAGATACGATCACCGCCTCCCCTACCGGAAGATCGCCGACCGGTTCGAGCAACTGCATGGCCTCGAACTCTCAGGTGCATCCGCGTGGCACGCGACCGAGCGCGCTGCGCGCGCCGGTCGCTGTGAATACGAACAGATCCGCCGACGGATTCAGCACGCTGACGTTGTTCACATCGACGAGACGGGAATCAAACGCGACGGCGAACAGGCGTGGATGTGGACGTTCAGGACGGAAAAGCACACGCTGTACGCGGTCAGAGAGAGTCGCGGAAGCGATGTTCCCGTAGAAGTCCTCGGCGAGGACTTCGCGGGAACGGTCATCTGTGATGGGTGGACGGCGTATCCCGCCTTCAGCGAGGAGCTTCAGCGGTGTTGGGCACATATTCTCCGGGAGGCTGAAGACGCCGCTGAAAAACAGGTAGAAGGCGAACCGATCTACCGTGCTCTCAGACAGTTGTACGTCGCTCTCCAGATCCGACTGGAGAGCGACTTGACAGTGCGCGAGCGGGAAGAATTACAGCGTGTGGCACGGAGAGAGCTTGAATCCCTGATTGAGCGGTCAGTTCCCGACGGACCAGTGGCAACACTGCTCGGGAAGATCGAAGGAGGCCTCGACCACTGGCTCACCTTCGTCGGTGAGCCAGCGGTCTCCCCGACGAACAACGCCGCAGAGAGCGCTCTTCGTGAACCGGTGGTTCTCCGGAAGATCATCGGGACACTCCGGAATGATCGAGGAATGTTCGTTCACGAGACGATCTTGTCCCTGCTGGCGACGTGGCGCCAGCAGGGACGCAATCCCTACGAAGAGCTTCGTCGAGTCGTCAGCAGCAACGAGATGATCTCACGGGCTCACGCTGTGCCGGCTGTCGAGACCTCGGGGTAA
- a CDS encoding hypothetical protein (KEGG: hla:Hlac_3132 hypothetical protein), whose product MGAGAAGASEQRLPVRRRFEVFEMHMVIYSLVEASTEDEALSTGKTVFDRLVGADPHAGAVFDYHVTFDEEDTSVAGKARWGELPTAAPVNSDDGQDLLERGWKATKEEFERNLDRVKEAIDELSDEEIMRDEDLARHAFHQVGAYDGPAIFLYTEHGTGIRHRGQLDRLLEESEELWIVPADVHF is encoded by the coding sequence ATGGGTGCCGGCGCAGCAGGAGCGAGCGAGCAACGACTCCCGGTGCGTCGGCGCTTCGAGGTGTTCGAGATGCACATGGTCATTTACAGTCTGGTAGAAGCATCGACAGAAGACGAAGCACTATCCACCGGAAAGACGGTGTTCGACCGCCTGGTCGGCGCGGACCCACACGCTGGCGCCGTCTTCGACTACCACGTGACGTTCGACGAGGAGGATACGTCCGTTGCGGGGAAGGCGCGATGGGGTGAGTTGCCGACTGCAGCCCCCGTCAACTCCGATGACGGCCAAGACCTGCTTGAGCGTGGCTGGAAGGCGACGAAAGAGGAGTTCGAGCGAAATCTCGACCGGGTGAAGGAAGCCATCGACGAGCTCTCCGACGAGGAGATCATGCGCGACGAGGACCTCGCGCGGCACGCCTTCCACCAGGTCGGCGCGTACGACGGCCCGGCGATCTTTCTGTACACCGAACACGGAACCGGCATTCGCCACCGTGGACAGCTGGACCGACTCCTTGAAGAGAGTGAAGAGCTCTGGATCGTGCCCGCCGACGTCCACTTCTAA
- a CDS encoding hypothetical protein (KEGG: hla:Hlac_3133 hypothetical protein), which produces MSEKPDDDPFDDCELDPDAILGTHIFKDVLFTDGTETPVNVLTGETPAHSQATVEEAKEFAASIDTDTPQIALPASVETQVETQSKPYTAAAFFHFKATGSLKRHRAYHAAYDSDAFTIDFEADYESGNLTITVDRANVS; this is translated from the coding sequence ATGTCCGAGAAACCAGACGACGATCCATTCGACGATTGCGAGTTAGACCCCGACGCGATCCTCGGGACACACATCTTCAAAGACGTCCTGTTTACCGACGGCACGGAAACACCGGTAAACGTGTTGACCGGCGAGACACCGGCACATTCGCAAGCGACCGTCGAGGAAGCGAAGGAGTTCGCTGCGAGTATTGACACGGACACGCCACAGATCGCACTTCCGGCGTCAGTCGAAACGCAAGTCGAGACGCAGAGCAAGCCCTACACGGCGGCTGCGTTCTTCCACTTCAAGGCGACCGGCTCGCTCAAACGTCACCGCGCCTACCACGCCGCGTACGACTCGGATGCGTTCACCATCGACTTCGAAGCTGACTACGAGTCCGGAAACCTGACCATCACAGTCGACCGAGCGAACGTGTCCTAA
- a CDS encoding hypothetical protein (KEGG: hla:Hlac_3128 hypothetical protein) yields MSTRSQLRFVQRGDQDDEPNDSDRVAQVYRRSDGYPTSVLQDLIRLKELLDATHAEREPAYTAAAFVFLDKLSRPHRRGLRASHLAVPQP; encoded by the coding sequence ATGTCGACACGAAGTCAACTCAGATTCGTCCAACGAGGCGACCAGGATGACGAACCAAACGATTCGGACCGGGTCGCACAGGTATACCGACGCTCGGACGGCTACCCGACGAGCGTCCTGCAGGATCTCATCCGGCTGAAGGAACTGCTCGATGCGACCCACGCCGAGAGAGAACCGGCCTACACGGCAGCAGCGTTCGTGTTCCTCGACAAGCTCTCGAGGCCCCACCGACGAGGCCTTCGAGCGAGCCACTTGGCAGTTCCACAGCCCTAG